Genomic segment of Hydractinia symbiolongicarpus strain clone_291-10 chromosome 5, HSymV2.1, whole genome shotgun sequence:
ATTTCGACTGTTTTCAAATGTCAACTGAGCAAGGTTACGTTCCACCTCTTCATAAATTTTGTCTTTGCTTTTAAAATCTATACTATGGTTCTCATTTTGCTCCTTTGAGGTATCGCCTTTAGCTTTGTACTTATTAGTTGATGTATTAAGCTTAGTGTTATCAATAGACTGTTTATCATTAGATTTATTCACATCACTTTGATTTATATGTGGTTTTGTTTTACGGTGAGCTTCGGAAATAACTTTGTTATCGACAGAATTTTGTCGGGAAGGTGTCTTTTTAGGTTGCGTTATATTCTTCTTCactctgtatttatttttattgatacTGTCGTTCAAAGAAGGACCCTCTCGTCTCGAGGATTGATGTATACTCGGATGGTAATACAGTTTGCTCGCCTCAACAGATGGATCAGGGATATCTTGCGCCTGATCAAATAATTGGGTTCTATTAATGtctttttcaatgtttttttctttgtattgaCTTTTAATATTCATATTTTGGTTCGTTTCAACGACATGATCttgtatttgttgtttttgctcATTTTgccgctgttgttgttgttgctgttgttgtattGGCTGTATGATTTGGTGTTGCTTTTGTGCTATACTTGATTGTTGTGGTTGTCCATTGCTCATGAGATGATCATCCCTGGAATTTTGGTACGATATATATAAAGAAGAGTATGGATCTGAAAGCGGCGAATATATCATCTCTTCTGCTTTTGCGCAAGGCTGATTATCAACATCAAGTGAATCTGATGGAATATTTATTATAGTACTGAGACACATCGTATTTGAGTTCGAGTTTGTATTTTTATGTTCTACATTTAATTTCTGGGTGttaatgtcatttcttactagTGTATCCTGACTTGCAGCATCTGATGCAGGAtttaacaaattatttaaaGCAATTGGATCTACTCCATAATTTCGTTGATGCTGCTGTTGCGAGTGAGTGTGTTGATGTTGCATCGATACAGCCGGTTTTAATCGCGAAGATATATCGTTATAACTATCAACAGGTCCATAACTAAAATTATACGAAGAATACAAATCCTCAGTCTTAGCAGAAGGCATGTGTGAGAAATATCTCCTTTCCATTTCCTCTGTCGGATAAGGCAACAAGTTATTCGCACGTTCATTATTCGCATGTGGAATATGGTTACCTTGATCGTAATCTGAATAACTTAATGGATTATGATAGGGCTGTGATTCGATATTATTTTGTGATTCAGTAGTTATTGTATGCGTGTTTGATAATGTATAAGGAACagagaaattattattattgacaGCGTCATAGTACCCGTTAGAGTTAGGCTGCATTGATTGCACGGTATTGACAGTGGTGACTGTATTGACATTGTCAGGTACAAAACCCTTTGAGCTATCAAAAAGTGCGTCgttttgtaatttatttatagGCAGATCGCTATTGTTATTTTCAATAGGTTCGACTATAGAACCTTTGATTATCGAATCCTCCCCACTTTCATTTTTCTTGACAGAATTTAAACTATCTTTCGAGTTAAGCGAATCATCAGTCATTGCAGAAGAACTGCTTGAAGAAGGTTCAACTGATGCTTGGCTAACGACCTGCGTTTGCGGGTTAACTTGGTTGGACATCAAAGGCGTTACAACAGCTACGTTGTTTTGAGAAGGTAGTGATTCGGGGTAATTATAATCACCGTTCATTGGATATCGAGGCAACAATGCTTCTTGTCTCAATAAGTCAAGCATACCTTCTGTGGTTATAATATAAGAATTCGATTCTCTTTTTTTCTCCTGGAAATTGTTAGACGTCTCATTTCTCTGAATGCGTTTGTAAAGGGGAATTCGATCAGTCATTTTCGAGACGAGAGGTTCAGTTTTACCATCATTGAATTCGATGCTGTTTGAGAACGTAACTTTTCGTTGACTTGAATCTAAGGCTGCTCTTACACGGGCGCTTTTTAAACTGCTCCTTAAAAGCCGTTCTTCGTTTAAACTATCGTCACTGCAAACACTGTCAGTGGGTGAGCTGACTTCATTGTTGACACTAACAAGAGGTGTCTGCTCCGTGTGGCGTAAGTCTGGGTTAAAAATAGCTTGATTAGAAATATGATTTTGATTAAAATCTTGTATTATACTAGAATGAAACGAATTATCATTTTGTGCATCATGCTTTTTATCTGAAGAGTTATGAAACATGTTATCACTGAGGAGATTCGACAAATGCGAAGACAGATACGAATTCGGTGCGTAAACGCTGTTTTGAAAGATTGGTGACATTTTCAAGCCATCGACATTTTCTTGGGAGGTGTCTTTCTTTTCTCTGGCAGAGTTCACACGAACGCCATTTTGAATTTCGATAACGTGCCCTCTGACTTTGTACTTTCCATCCTTTAATCCACTAGACGAACCTGAGCAAATACAAATCATAACGAAAACTTGAacgaaaagaaaatataaatcatTTACAACGCTAATAACATGGCAAATAGGAAGTCCAGCAGATTTAAGTTCATTGGGtagcaaaaaaatttacttGTGTGATCAAAGACTTAGTTAATGCATGTTTATTACGGCTTTTGTTTCGTAAACATTGTCAAAAgttgaattaaatatttaaaataaatttaaaaccagGAGTTAGTATGTGATTtacctttttatattttaatatcaaaatcAGAGTTACATTTTTTAAGCCACACATAGGTagatgtaaaaatatttgaaacatgAAATCAATGAGACATAATTATTCTAAAGACCTTTAAATAAACAATCTAACTGAATTACATTGGTTTAGATAGGTACCTTGTCTTTTATAATGAGTCTTTGAAGGATGATGTTTGAGGTCATGAACACGTTGAAACTTTTCAGTTGCTAGTTGTTGCTTCAACTTTCTGctctttaaaataatttgtctTCTTGCTTCTTCTTCATCATCTTGTGCTTTCTTTCTATGTTCAAGCtttcttaaaagaaaacaacaacagtcTATAAATAGAGTATTTCGATTGCGTTCTTTTAATTGTAAACAAATGTCACTTGGAATGTGAAGAAATTTTTACGCTGTTATATTTGTTATTTCAAATTTACTGTATGTTGCAAACTTAATGAGAAATTGCTTAATAATATCAAAGTGAGACACAGTGTCCTGATCACATGGTTGCAAAGTATTAAAAGTTAAATCAATCTTTAAGGACTAAGAAGCCAGAGTTGATTTTAAAGTAGCTCCCTAAAACAACCaaggtttttttagattttaggagacatttttacaaaactttaaaagaaagtGGAAATTATTTTCTTGAAGGTGCTAACTTATTTTTAAGAGTTTTACATTTAAAGGAAAATATAGTTTTAtgggaaaaaataaaactgGCCTGAAAACTAGAGaaagttttgttgttgtagAAACTCGCAATGATAAGATCGaactaaaattataattttcccGGATATTCCACTTCTATATTCTTTAcaagaaactttaaaaaaaaaaagaaagattttgggGGAATTAAGGAAGAGTATTGACTTTTAAAGTTTCTAGGagtaatagtttttaaaaataaaccatcATTATAGGTCATTCTGATACAGGTATTTTGGGCCTCATTGGAAGTGGGGAATGTCACGATCAACTTATCAAAAAGTTACGAAATGAATTGTTGCACTGTTGAACCATGGAATTATGTAATGATCAAGAGTAATCATTGAATCCAACCtgaatctatttttttaaaatcgttaAAATTTCAGAACTTTTTAGGAGGAATGTGCTATAATTATATGCtaatttttatggtttttgaaCTAAACAGATCACTGAAACAGTCTAATGCAAGACTATAAAATGCATATCATCGGAACTCCAACAGGGATAAAATAAATAGTGATCAGCAGAATTTTTCTTACCTACAAATTCAAACAAGAAAGAACTGTATCAAACATACAAAAGGGAATAAGAAATAGAAATCTAACAAGCAAGTTACAACAAAAGATCTAAAAGCtacaaaaaaacttactttcttATCGCATTGGTTTGTTGCGATAactctttaattttttgcttCCTTGCAACCTTATTATTGTGGTCTTCTTGCTTGAGAATCTCAATATGTTCACGTGCCAGTTCTCTActttttttactgatttttgTAAAGGAAATTAAAcaccaacaacaaaaatttctttttgttacAGAGGAGGCTTATATGACTGGTAACTTCTAAAACTCTTGTTGCCTGGTGACAGTATCTCAACAAATAACACATAACAGTTAGCGCATTTTGACAATTCGACAAATTGACCTTGAAAGAAACACTTGTAGAATTAAAATGTATGATGGTTCATGTGCAATTTAATTCAAAATGCATCTTTTAGTAATAAGCTAAATTTTACCAACGTTTCACGCAAATAAACCAACTGTGGTTGAATGTGCATCCATTTCAGCGCGTCATTTGAATCTGCAGATAAAACATTCTAGTGCAAATCGAACAGTAAACTGTCAAACAAAAAAGGTTGCTGAAGGTCCTTTTTGCATTGTAAATCTATTGCAACTttccaatattatttttttttaataaaaaaaaatggaaaaaataaaaaaccgaTTTAGTATAATAGAAATGTTACTATGCATGAAAATGCAATTATCTGATATTAAGTTTTCTTGCCTAAAGATCTAATTTAATATTATAGATACTATAATTGAAAAGATACGAATAACCTGCAGGAACCAGCATGTCTTGTTTCTTTCAATAACACCTCATTTTTGGTTTctttagtatatatatacttcTAGTTTAATATAAAAAGATGGGATTGAAATTTTTACAAACCATAAAGAACATAAGTATTATCATTTAATCTTAAGGACATTAAAATTCTAAATTCTGGCATAATATTTTTGTGTATACCTCATCAGATTATTAGGTGGTTAGAAATGTTTGGTTGTACACATTTTTTGCACATGTtagaattttttattacttaATTGCATGTCATGATCTAGTTATCATAACTAAATGGTTTCAATGATTCGGTTTTGGTTTGTTGCAATAAAAgacattaataaattttttttttaacagaaaacctgtcaaaagcaatacttcttcattttattatttttttttcagattctGCATTGCAAGAAGGTATGATGTTGACACCAATACAGCTTTTGTACATTATAGTTCTTTCTTTGCATGTCTTAGCATTCCTTGCATATATGCACTCTTTTAAAATAGTCCTTGGTTTAAATTAATCAACGTTTTACAATAAGTTCAGTTTCTAGAGCAAATCTGTCCATTTTCCTTCAATTTTCACAATCACTGTGAGGGTATTTATATTTAAAGAGAtcctaaattaaaaaagttgacAATCCACAATTTatcatttataataaaaaatctgCATTATATACATACAACATGTTTATATTATGTaaaatacatataaaaaaatctgaaaaacatGTACTCAATTTATGATAAAACCACCTTTAATGAAAGCAAGCTACattaattttggaaaaatttgaaaaaaaaatctataaacaAATTGAGGCTAAATTCTGGAGTTTTTTTCTTCCTattgagaacaaaataagaagggTACCCATCCTCAGGTTATTTTTTTTAGGTCTGAAATAATTGTTTTAcacaaaaacactttttttcctcAAATCTGGATTTAGGTGTGTTGCCTGGAGTTGCAAACAAGTGTCCATATTTTCTGGAGTTACAAACAAGTGTCCAGACTTTCTGAAGTTACAAACAAGTGTCCATACTTTCTGGAGTTACAAACAAGTGTCCAGACTTTCTGAAGTTGCAAATTAGTGTCCAGACTTACTAGAGTTGCAAACAAGTGTCCAGACTTACTAGAGCTGCTAACAAGTGTTCAGACTTACTGGAGTTACGAATAAGTGTCCAGACTTACTGGAAATCCAATATTATTTCACAAGTAGATTTGTCAGTTAGTCAAGAACGTTAAAACAATAAGAAGACAGTGTATACTTAAAAGCAGAAAATGGATGGAGTAATTAATTCTACATTGAATGCTGACATCtccaaaatttataaaaatgagtTTTTGTAAATGACACATAGAATCTTGGAAATTTAGACCTAAAAATTACATCAGGAGGTCTTTAGATTGGTACATAACTAcacaaaataagattttccaATAGATCACATATTTCAAGATGCATTGCAACAGAACTTTCATCCATATTGTAATACCTGTATACGCTTGTCATGCGAAATGGTAActgcagtagcgagacacacggaatgcggtaaataaaggatAGGCGGACCCGTGGATTTTAGTTCAACAACCAATTTTTAATGCCTCTTCTTGAGAAAGAGTCTTCTGAAAATAAGCCAATCTTTCTCCTTGGTGATTTTAATATTGACCCTCTCATGTCCGAATCGGTTAAAGAAGTTTCTGATTATATTAATATTACCTTCCAGTTTAATTTAATGCCTCATATAATTTTGCCCACAAGAGTCGCTGAATCTACCAGCACAATTatagataatatttattttaactctGCCAAGTGGGATACTTTGTCTGGTAATATTATTAATTCAATATCTGATCATTTCCACCCACTTCTTGGTGTTAAAAAATTTGTCTGCTGTCAATCCGGCTCATGTATCTAATGATATTTATGCTCATAACTGGAAAAAATTCAGTCATGATGCCTTTCGACTGAACTACAATATACGGATTGGGATGCTAACTTCAACCAAGCACAGATGATCCCAATGTATTGTTTGATAATTTTTACAACAGTTTCAATAGTCTTTTGGATAATGCGCTCCATGAAAAACTATgtgtaataaaaaaagaaaaaaatccaatCCTTGGATTACTAATGGTATCCTTACCTCTATTACTAAAAGAGACCTTcttcataaatgttttttaagagaaaaagaTCCATTTTTTAAGTCTCTATTgttagagagtttcaaaaagtaccgcAATAAAACTGTAACTCTGTGTAGATTGAGCAAGagtatttttttcaataaatattttagtgATAACCACAAAAATATTGGCAACATTTGgaaaggtgttaaaaatataatttctgttCGTTCTTCTGCTTTTCCAACCTGTATGAACATTGATAACTTACTTGTCACTGATCCAGTGACAATTGCTAGctcttttaataattatttttcatcaattCCTGACAATATAAGAATGGGCATCCCATTCACATCAAAACATTTCTCTTCCTTCTTAAAAGATTCTGTTCCTAATTCAATGTTTCTTTCACCAACTGATGATATTGAAGTTCCCCATTGTATTTCTTGGACCTTGGTAAATCTTCTGGGCCATTTAGCATTCCTGCCCAAATTTTATCTATTGTTCAAACTGAATTATCTGTTCCACTCTCTAAACTTATAAATTTGTCTTTTACTTCAGGCATTTTTCCTTCTAATTTAAAAACTGCCAGGGTTATCCCTATTCATAAAAAAGGATCCAAATTGGAACTTAAAAATTATCGACCTATATCCTTACTTTCAAACATTGATAAGACATTTgaaaaacttatatataaacgggTGTATGGGTTTCTTGAAGCTAACAATGTCCTTTATAAGCAACAATTtggtttcagaaaaaaatactCAACCTCTCAAACACTAAtgaatatcttttaaaaaattatggatgctcttgataaaggaaattatGCATGTGGAGTGTTTATTTATTCCCAGAAGGCTTTTGATACTTTTGATCATGAAATTCTGCTTACAAAGCTTCATCATTATGGAATTCGTGGTAATGCTCTCTCTTTATTTAGGTCCTACTTAATAGGATGTCAACAATTTGTATCTTTAAATGGAGCTAGATCAGCAAATAATCTTACCAGACATGGTGTCCCTCAAGGCTCTGTTTTAGGACCacttttacttttaatttatataaacgaCTTAAATTTGTGCAATTAACTACTCTATGGTACACTACTTTGCCGAAGATACAAACCTTCTGCATTTCAGTGACTCTTTAAAACAACTGGCCAAACAAATGAATTTAGACCTCAAGCTTCTCTGCCATTGGCTGAATGCTAATAAGATTTCTCTTAATTCTAGCAAGACAGAGtacattatatttaaacatgcACATAATTCTCTTAATTATGATTTTAGGCTTCTCATCAGTGGTAAAAGGCTTATGCCTAGTGGTTCTATTAAATTTCTTGGTGTTCTATTAGATTCTGATTTAAGCTGGAAGACTCAGATCAAAAATACTGTTGCCAAGCTCAAGAGGGCTAATGGAGCTTTAGCTAAACTTCGTCATTTTGTGCCTCAAAATGACCTTATGCTAGTCTactatgccatttttcattcCCACCTGCAATATTGCAATCAACTTTGGGGTCAACCAAACAGTCTTGATGTTAATCGTATTgctgttttgcaaaattttgctatCAGACTAATGACTTTTGAATCTCGAAGAGCATCATCTAGTATCATCTATGGCAATCTGGACATCCTCAAATTCAATGATATTGTCCAGTGTCAGAACATTCTGTTTTTGCATAAGCTCTTTCATAATAAAATGTCTGCTACTATCCAGAATACTTTTGTGGTTGACTTCAACCATTCCCAGAGCACTTGTGCAGAAAAGGCTGGATTGATCAATCTTCCTACTGTCAATATCGtttgttttggtaaaaattcTATTAGATTTAACACCATTAAATCCTGGAATAAGATACAGACAtcaataactaaaaaaattgtttccataGATTACTTTGGTCTTAAAAGTGATCTAAAGAAGTATTTAATTGCCTCTTAAtaatttgtaacaaattttcCCTTTGTTCTCACACGGTTCATTTATCTGGTGAATATATATGTTCGTGCCGTCTTGTGTGTCCTGTGCCGTCTATTGTACTTGTCCAAGGGTGGCCTTATCCTCGTCTTAGCTTCTGCTACTAGGTAAGGTCTCccttcaaaaatagtttttgttgttgttttttctctctcttcatattaccaatttatttaattatttgaactgaagagctatttttgattaataaaattatcttatcttatcttatctatCTTATCTATAGTTTAC
This window contains:
- the LOC130646233 gene encoding probable serine/threonine-protein kinase DDB_G0267686 isoform X1, translated to MLVPAGYSKKSRELAREHIEILKQEDHNNKVARKQKIKELSQQTNAIRKKLEHRKKAQDDEEEARRQIILKSRKLKQQLATEKFQRVHDLKHHPSKTHYKRQGSSSGLKDGKYKVRGHVIEIQNGVRVNSAREKKDTSQENVDGLKMSPIFQNSVYAPNSYLSSHLSNLLSDNMFHNSSDKKHDAQNDNSFHSSIIQDFNQNHISNQAIFNPDLRHTEQTPLVSVNNEVSSPTDSVCSDDSLNEERLLRSSLKSARVRAALDSSQRKVTFSNSIEFNDGKTEPLVSKMTDRIPLYKRIQRNETSNNFQEKKRESNSYIITTEGMLDLLRQEALLPRYPMNGDYNYPESLPSQNNVAVVTPLMSNQVNPQTQVVSQASVEPSSSSSSAMTDDSLNSKDSLNSVKKNESGEDSIIKGSIVEPIENNNSDLPINKLQNDALFDSSKGFVPDNVNTVTTVNTVQSMQPNSNGYYDAVNNNNFSVPYTLSNTHTITTESQNNIESQPYHNPLSYSDYDQGNHIPHANNERANNLLPYPTEEMERRYFSHMPSAKTEDLYSSYNFSYGPVDSYNDISSRLKPAVSMQHQHTHSQQQHQRNYGVDPIALNNLLNPASDAASQDTLVRNDINTQKLNVEHKNTNSNSNTMCLSTIINIPSDSLDVDNQPCAKAEEMIYSPLSDPYSSLYISYQNSRDDHLMSNGQPQQSSIAQKQHQIIQPIQQQQQQQQRQNEQKQQIQDHVVETNQNMNIKSQYKEKNIEKDINRTQLFDQAQDIPDPSVEASKLYYHPSIHQSSRREGPSLNDSINKNKYRVKKNITQPKKTPSRQNSVDNKVISEAHRKTKPHINQSDVNKSNDKQSIDNTKLNTSTNKYKAKGDTSKEQNENHSIDFKSKDKIYEEVERNLAQLTFENSRNLVDDENNKCLQQMPTPSNHLESENLSDLEGVQRRKLQHHNIAADDKIKEAVREGTAIPIRVHSIPARRGRVIVSADSKKRKPVGNFFPHPPSNPKNDLTSNNIPNENLYGIEYKVSRNTQDTDVNNIRNVSHQRTISATPVRNQKPPRPENHRTRSSTSDNRNRQRYTEHVNNLTAPVAHIALDKTPTDDEINKLWANVRECLRSETPDHAMSDSVYTINAHSRQQRTFSGSSFSRRSTNKLHHDSLYRQNSFDSVSSTGSYAKRQALLPQRASRMIKSSVKNGLEREVFNGSSMDRHTNKSNVIDEYRNTVTSSMASFMALEELCAKQSLSPRQTEAVFVASKRLQRKQNGQHTGMTALSIEERCVMESLDRINKRLEEQENLKIGGRNKSLSHSNRSTRHRKDYDK
- the LOC130646233 gene encoding probable serine/threonine-protein kinase DDB_G0267686 isoform X2, with the protein product MLVPAGYSKKSRELAREHIEILKQEDHNNKVARKQKIKELSQQTNAIRKKLEHRKKAQDDEEEARRQIILKSRKLKQQLATEKFQRVHDLKHHPSKTHYKRQGSSSGLKDGKYKVRGHVIEIQNGVRVNSAREKKDTSQENVDGLKMSPIFQNSVYAPNSYLSSHLSNLLSDNMFHNSSDKKHDAQNDNSFHSSIIQDFNQNHISNQAIFNPDLRHTEQTPLVSVNNEVSSPTDSVCSDDSLNEERLLRSSLKSARVRAALDSSQRKVTFSNSIEFNDGKTEPLVSKMTDRIPLYKRIQRNETSNNFQEKKRESNSYIITTEGMLDLLRQEALLPRYPMNGDYNYPESLPSQNNVAVVTPLMSNQVNPQTQVVSQASVEPSSSSSSAMTDDSLNSKDSLNSVKKNESGEDSIIKGSIVEPIENNNSDLPINKLQNDALFDSSKGFVPDNVNTVTTVNTVQSMQPNSNGYYDAVNNNNFSVPYTLSNTHTITTESQNNIESQPYHNPLSYSDYDQGNHIPHANNERANNLLPYPTEEMERRYFSHMPSAKTEDLYSSYNFSYGPVDSYNDISSRLKPAVSMQHQHTHSQQQHQRNYGVDPIALNNLLNPASDAASQDTLVRNDINTQKLNVEHKNTNSNSNTMCLSTIINIPSDSLDVDNQPCAKAEEMIYSPLSDPYSSLYISYQNSRDDHLMSNGQPQQSSIAQKQHQIIQPIQQQQQQQQRQNEQKQQIQDHVVETNQNMNIKSQYKEKNIEKDINRTQLFDQAQDIPDPSVEASKLYYHPSIHQSSRREGPSLNDSINKNKYRVKKNITQPKKTPSRQNSVDNKVISEAHRKTKPHINQSDVNKSNDKQSIDNTKLNTSTNKYKAKGDTSKEQNENHSIDFKSKDKIYEEVERNLAQLTFENSRNLVDDENNKCLQQMPTPSNHLESENLSDLEGVQRRKLQHHNIAADDKIKEAVREGTAIPIRVHSIPARRGRVIVSADSKKRKPVGNFFPHPPSNPKNDLTSNNIPNENLYGIEYKVSRNTQDTDVNNIRNVSHQRTISATPVRNQKPPRPENHRTRSSTSDNRNRQRYTEHVNNLTAPVAHIALDKTPTDDEINKLWANVRECLRSETPDHAMSDSVYTINAHSRQQRTFSGSSFSRRSTNKLHHDSLYRQNSFDSVSSTGSYAKRQALLPQRASRMIKSSVKNGLEREVFNGSSMDRHTNKSNVIDEYRNITSSMASFMALEELCAKQSLSPRQTEAVFVASKRLQRKQNGQHTGMTALSIEERCVMESLDRINKRLEEQENLKIGGRNKSLSHSNRSTRHRKDYDK